GTTCACTGTCGAGCGGGGCCAGTTGTACCTGCTGCAGACACGCACGGGAAAACGAACCGCAGCAGCAGCCGTTCGCATTGCGCGCGACATGGTCGAGGAAGGACTGATCACGCAAAACGACGCGGTACGCCGCGTGCCCGCTGGACAACTGGATCAGCTGCTGCATCCGATCATCGATCCCGCCGCGCGTGCAAAGACACTGTGCGTCGGCCTCCCGGCGAGTCCCGGCGCCTCCAGCGGCATAGCGGTATTCGATCCGGACATCGCCGAGGCGCGTGCGGCTGATGGTACTGCCGTGATTCTCGTACGCGAGGAAACAACGCCCGAGGATTTCCACGGAATCGTTGCTGCCCGCGCGGTGCTCACGGCGCGCGGTGGGATGACCAGCCACGCAGCCGTAGTGGCCCGCGGAATGGGCAAGTGCGCCGTCGTTGGCTGTCGCGACATTCACGTCGATCTCGAACATCGTCGCTTCACCGTCGGGAACCAGACCGTCAACGAGGGCGACTACATAACACTCGACGGCGCGACTGGCCGCGTGTTCTCCGGTGCGCTCCCCACGATTCCGAGTGAGGTGGTGCAGGTCACCAACGGCACGATGCGCGAGAGCGCGGCGCCGCTGTACCAGGCCTACGCACAGCTGCTCGGCTGGGCCGACGAGGTTCGCACGCTCAAGGTGCGTGCGAACGCCGATACGCCGCGCGATGCACGCATCGCCCGCAACTTTGGCGCGGAAGGGATCGGCCTCTGCCGAACCGAGCACATGTTCTTCGAGGGCGAGCGCATCAACGCGATGCGCGAGATGATCGTCGCGCGCGACGAGGCAGGCCGCAGGCGAGCGCTCGCGAAACTGCTTCCGATGCAACGCGCCGACTTCGAGGGGATCTTCGAGGCTATGGACGGCCTGCCGGTCACCATCCGCCTGTTGGATCCTCCGTTGCACGAATTTCTGCCGCACGGCGGAGAGGAGAGCAAGCTCCTGGCACGGACGCTCGACATCCCCCGCCACGACCTGCAGCGGATCGTGGAGAACCTGCGCGAGACCAATCCCATGCTGGGCCACCGCGGATGCCGCCTCGGAATCACATACCCCGAAATCACCGAGATGCAGGGCCGGGCGATTTTCGAGGCCGCCGTCAAGGCCAAACGCCGCGGCATCGATGTGCACCCCGAAATCATGGTCCCGCTCGTCTCCGCGGTCACCGAATTCGACAACCAGCGGGCCATCCTCGAACATGCCGCCGAGCAGGTTCTGGGTGTCATGGGGGAAACCGTTCCGTACCTTATTGGGACTATGATAGAGCTCCCAAGGGCGGCGCTCACCGCGGGCGAAATTGCCAAACGGGCCGAATTCTTCAGCTTCGGGACCAACGACCTGACCCAGACGACCTACGGACTCAGCCGCGACGACGCCGGACGGTTCCTTCCTTCTTACGTAGAAAGTGGCATTTTTCCGGATGACCCTTTCCAGACCCTGGACCCAGTCGGAGTCGGCCGCCTGATCCGCATCGCGGTTGAGGATGGCCGAAAGGCCCGACCGGGCATTAAATTGGGCATCTGCGGCGAGCACGGAGGCGAGCCGCGCTCGGTAGCATTCTGTCATGCCACCGGCCTTGACTACGTCTCATGCTCACCCTACCGGGTTCCTATTGCCAGGCTCGCCGCAGCCCATGCCGCTCTTGAGGCCACCCCTGGCCAGTAGCGTGTATTCGTCGGCAATCGCCGGCCCGAGTCTCAACCTGGCGCCGCCTCGCCCCCTGAGGATCGCGCTGGTCACTGAGTATTACTACCCGCACCTGGGTGGCATCTGCGAGCATGTCCATTTTTTTGCGCGTGAAGCTCGAAAACTTGGCCACCACGTCGACATCATAACGTCCAATCTGCCAGGCGCGGTCGCGGAAAACGGTGTCATCAGGATTGGACGAAGCCAGCCGATCTACGCCAACGGCTCGCAGGCTCGCATCACGGTCGGCCTGTCGCTCCGCAAGGACATGCGCCGTGTCCTGCAGGAGGGACGCTACGATATCGTCCACGTACACTCGCCTCTCAGCCCGATCCTTCCGATTCTCGCGATCGAGGAGGCCGACTGCCCCACTATCGGTACCTTCCACACTTACTTCGATAAATCCGTCGGATATCAGCTCGGGCGCAAATATTTTCAGCGCCGGCTCGACATGCTGGAAGTCGCCATAGCCGTGTCGCACTCGACGACAATCGCCCTCGATCGCTATTTCGAAGCCGACTGGACCATCATTCCCAACGGCATCGACATCAATCTCTTCAATCCACACGCACCACTGCCACCGGGACTGCGTCGCGACGTCCCAGCCATTCTCTTCCTCGGCCGCTTCGATCCCCGTAACGGACTCACGACGCTCATCGATTCCTTCAAGCGCGTGCGCGGCAAGCAACGCGAAGCGCAGCTCGTGGTCGTCGGAGACGGTCCGCTACGCAAGCATTACTTCCGCGCAGCGGGCGACGATCCGGACATCACGTTCGTCGGATCGGTGCTGAAGGCACGCCCGAGCTACTACGCCCACGCCGCGATGTACGCCTGCCCGACCACCAAGGCGTCATTCGGAATAACGCTACTCGAGTCGATGGCATGCGAGACCCCGGTTGTGTGTTCCGACATCCTGGGTTTCCGCGACGTCGTCAAGGATGGGCGCGAGGCGTTGATGGTGCCGTGCGGGGACCGCGACGCACTCGCCGATGCGATGGTCACGCTGCTCGACGACGAGACACTGCGCACCAGGCTCGGGAAGACTGGCCGCCGCGAAGCGGAGCAGTACGCATGGCCGCGTGTCACCGAGCGCGTCCTCGAACAATACGATAGCGTTCTGGCGCGGCGTTCAGCGGCGGCATGATCCTACCCGTAGCCGCCGCGGTTGCTGCGGCGGGGACGGCTGCGTACGGGGCATTCTACAGAAACAGTCCCGTCTTCGGCAGCGTCCTGCATCAGCTCCCGACATCAGACAGTACCGTGTCGCTTACCTTCGATGACGGACCCAATCCGTACGCGACACCGGTGGTGCTCGATGCACTCGGCAAGGCCAGAGTCAGCGCGACCTTCTTCTTCCTTGGCCGACACGTCGAACGCTGGCCCGAGATCGCGCACCGCGCCGCCGCGGAAGGTCATCAGATCGGCAACCACGGCTACTACCATCGGAAGCTCCACCTGCGCGGCATCGGCTACGTGCGCGACGACCTCGGGCGTGGCAAGGCCGCAATAGAAGCCGCGTGCGGGGTCACACCCGCGTTCTTTCGCGCACCGCACGGATTCCGCAGCCCGTGGGTCACTCCAATAGCCCGCTCGCTCGGCGAGCGAACAGTCGGTTGGTCGCTCGGTGTCTGGGACACCGATCTGCCCGGCACGGATGCGATAGTGGCCAGAACGGTCGAAGGCGCCCGGCCGGGACACATCTTGCTCCTGCACGACGGCGATGGATACGACCCGGTTGGTGACCGCACGCAGACCGCTCGCGCGGTCCCGCAGATCGTCAGCAAGCTGCACGATCGCGGCTTCACGTTCGCGACTTTGCCAAGATGAATCGCGCTAGGATCGGCAGGTTGGTTCGCCTGACGTTGTCTGCCGCGATCATCGTTCTGCTGATCCTCTTCGCGAGGAAAGTCGACTGGGGCCAGGCATGGCACGCGATGATAACCGCGTCGCGTCCCTTGCTGCTCGCTGCACTCGCGGTGAACCTCCTCAGCCTCGTCGCGCGCGGTGTGCGATGGTGGATTCTGCTTCGCGCCGTTGGATCTCCGTCGCTGGCGCTGTGCATGCGCGCGACCTTCGCCGGCGCGGGTCTCAACAACGTCCTCGTCGCGAACGGCGGCGATGCCGCACGCATAGTGTTTGTCACGCGATCGAGCGGAGTGCCGGCGGCCCGAGTGCTGGCGACTGCTGCACTGGATCGCCTGTTCGATCCGATAGGCTTCATAGTGCTGCTCGCCGTCGGTCTCGCAGTGTTCACCCTTCCGTCAGAGTTTGAAGTCCTGCGTTGGCCCGTCGTCATCGCGCTGATCCTGATCACCGTCGCGCTCGTATGGCTGGCCAGGACGGCCCCCGACGCCGACGCCGAGCAGATCGTCGAGCGGCGGGCGATCCCTCGCGGATGGCGGGCCAAGGCGCTGGCGTGGCTCCGCGAATTCGGCGGCAGCATGCGCGAGCTGGCAACGGGCCCGAGGATGATCCCTCTGCTCGTGTTGACCATCCTGGCATGGCTGGGGCAGTTGGCGACATTCGCCTATGCTGCACGCGCAGCGCACACACATCTGCCTGTCCAGGGCAGCCTCGCTGCGCTCCTCGCCGTGAACGTGTCGCTTGTCGTTCGCGCCACGCCTGGCAACGTCGGTTTCTTCCAGTTCGCGTACGCACTTGCCACCGCCCCCTTCGGGACGATCGAAGCCAACGCGGTTGCCGTCGCGGTCCTGATCCAGGCGCTTCAGATAATTCCGACCACGTTGATCGGCGTCGCGCTCGCGCCGGAGTTCATCTTCCGCAGGAAAGCAAAAACGCCGGCTGCGGTATGATCCGCAGCCGGCGTTTCTGGTGTTCGTAGGGAGGTAAGTGGAGGCGCGGGGATTCGAACCCCGGTCCGAAGCAAGATTCACCACAGCATCTACGTGCGTAGCCTTCGCTTTTTTGTCTCTCCAATCGCGACCCGGAAGGCGGGGCTACGACTGGACAAGGTTCCTGTTATTTCGTGATTAAGGGGAAACCGCCCCTAGCCACTATCCCGAATTTGCAATACCTGGTCGGCGCGTCAGGAGCGCTCCGATTCAGGCAGGTGCAGTAACCGCTTTACAGCAGGTTACGCAGCCAGGGCCAAGTTGTCGTTGGCAGTTGTGAAGATTCCCAGATTTTTTTACGAGGTTCCAGGAACCTCGGCACGCGGCCACAGCTTCACTAACCCCGTCGAAGCCGGTCGCCCCCTTCACTTAAGATAACACCGTAAGCACGCGCAGGTTCCCGTCGCGCGGTCAGCCGAGCCCGCGTATGGGCGGGCCCCCGTGCCCGCCCCCGTGACGTCATTTAGCCACTGCCCGTCACGCGGCCGTGTCGCGCCGTGCCCGCATGTCGTACGACCACGGCCCCTGACGTTTTGGGCGATCGATGCACACACACACCCCGGCATCAGAGCGGGCGGGCACGGAGGCCCGCCCCTACGGCCTCGAAACGACTTTAAATGACGGTGCCTAAACCGTCACCCCAACGGACTATAACCCACCCGCAACAACCCTATCCCGACCTTCGCGCTTGGCCACGTACAATGCCCGGTCCGCCGCCGAAAACAACTCATCGCGGTCCCGCGCCCCTTCGGGATACGTCGCGAGGCCGAGCGAAATTGTCACGCGAATGTCCCTGCCGCCGATCACGAACGGCCTTCCACCGACCGCAGTCCTCAGGCGCTCGGCAAGCTGGCATCCGCCAGAAAGATCAGTCTGCGGCAGCAGCAGTGCCATCTCCTCACCGCCGTATCTGGCGCAGAGATCGACGTTGCGGACCTCGGCCTGCAATGCTGCAGCGACGCGCTTGAGCACCTCGTCGCCTACCTGGTGCCCGTAGGTGTCGTTGACGTGCTTGAACCGGTCGATATCGACCACCACGAGCGTGCACGACCCGCCAAAGCGGTTGGTCTCCATGACGATGCGCGTCAGCCGTTCCTCGAACTGCTGCCGGTTCGCCAACCCGGTCAGGGCATCCGTCCGCGCGCGTCTGTTGATCTCCTCGATCTCCCAGACGGTTTCGAGCGCATGCGCCGCCATGACGCCGAGCAGGCGCAGGTTCTTGGCGTCGGTCGGGCTGATCGTGATGGGCAGCTCGTTTTCCATCACGAGCGCGCCGATGACTCCGTCGCCACCACGTAGCGGGACTATCGCCAGCGCACCGAGCGGGTGCTGCTCCTCCTCGCCGCCGAAGACTACGAAACCACGGCCGCGGTCCGTCGCGTCCTCGATCAACACGGGGTAATCGCCAATGCACGCCGCGCCAACCTGGCTCTCAGGGGTGACGACAGACCCCGCCACTACGGGATGCCCGCGAATCGAATATGCGACCTCACCCGCCGGCCGCGAAGGGTTCCAGCGCACCAGCGCTACCCGTCGCGTCCCCATCATGTGCGATGCCGCAGTGCAGAGCGATGCGCCCAGATCCCCGATGGTCCTGTGGTCCTGAAGCTGTGTCGCCGTAAGCAGAAGAAGATCTGCGTGTCGTTCCGACTGCGTCACCGCGGCCTGCGCGTCGAGCAGCGAGCGAAGCGTCGACAACCTGCGGCCAAGCCGAGGGAGCCACGTGCGGAGCTGCTCCCGCGGAAGCTTGAGCGCGCCACGTTCTCCGGCAGCGACCGCCAGCACATGGCGCGCTCCCGTCGTCGATGGAATCGGCGTGGCGACAAATGCGACGCGCTCCCCATCCGTGGAAATCTCGCCGACGTTCTGATTCGCGGCCCACGCGATCAACCCCTTCGCGCG
The window above is part of the Gemmatimonadota bacterium genome. Proteins encoded here:
- a CDS encoding lysylphosphatidylglycerol synthase transmembrane domain-containing protein, which encodes MNRARIGRLVRLTLSAAIIVLLILFARKVDWGQAWHAMITASRPLLLAALAVNLLSLVARGVRWWILLRAVGSPSLALCMRATFAGAGLNNVLVANGGDAARIVFVTRSSGVPAARVLATAALDRLFDPIGFIVLLAVGLAVFTLPSEFEVLRWPVVIALILITVALVWLARTAPDADAEQIVERRAIPRGWRAKALAWLREFGGSMRELATGPRMIPLLVLTILAWLGQLATFAYAARAAHTHLPVQGSLAALLAVNVSLVVRATPGNVGFFQFAYALATAPFGTIEANAVAVAVLIQALQIIPTTLIGVALAPEFIFRRKAKTPAAV
- a CDS encoding polysaccharide deacetylase family protein is translated as MILPVAAAVAAAGTAAYGAFYRNSPVFGSVLHQLPTSDSTVSLTFDDGPNPYATPVVLDALGKARVSATFFFLGRHVERWPEIAHRAAAEGHQIGNHGYYHRKLHLRGIGYVRDDLGRGKAAIEAACGVTPAFFRAPHGFRSPWVTPIARSLGERTVGWSLGVWDTDLPGTDAIVARTVEGARPGHILLLHDGDGYDPVGDRTQTARAVPQIVSKLHDRGFTFATLPR
- a CDS encoding GGDEF domain-containing protein, which produces MVTTTWSGEPLIQRATRSPRLRSTDSAPSVEHTPITDVLADVRELFGGIHASVWDAADPAAAPRLMEFVSADGQEPQLDPRAKGLIAWAANQNVGEISTDGERVAFVATPIPSTTGARHVLAVAAGERGALKLPREQLRTWLPRLGRRLSTLRSLLDAQAAVTQSERHADLLLLTATQLQDHRTIGDLGASLCTAASHMMGTRRVALVRWNPSRPAGEVAYSIRGHPVVAGSVVTPESQVGAACIGDYPVLIEDATDRGRGFVVFGGEEEQHPLGALAIVPLRGGDGVIGALVMENELPITISPTDAKNLRLLGVMAAHALETVWEIEEINRRARTDALTGLANRQQFEERLTRIVMETNRFGGSCTLVVVDIDRFKHVNDTYGHQVGDEVLKRVAAALQAEVRNVDLCARYGGEEMALLLPQTDLSGGCQLAERLRTAVGGRPFVIGGRDIRVTISLGLATYPEGARDRDELFSAADRALYVAKREGRDRVVAGGL
- the ppdK gene encoding pyruvate, phosphate dikinase, which produces MTQKVFFFGGGAAEGTKDMKRTLGGKGANLAEMTNLGVPVPPGFTIAATECISYLENGACPPELRAEVAANVARLEATSGKKFGDAHDPLLVSVRSGAAVSMPGMMETILNLGLNDRTVVVLARASGSARFAYDSYRRFIQMYADVVLGVPSSAFEHLLTAKRMTAGVESDAELSEDALRNLTEEFKAIVRNQTGTPFPTDPTEQLWGAIEAVWRSWTLKKARDYRRVHAIPETLGTAVNIVAMVFGNLGDDSGTGVAFTRDPSTGEHTFYGEFLVNAQGEDVVAGIRTPIAIDQMATRLPAAFEQLMDTQARLERHFCDMQDIEFTVERGQLYLLQTRTGKRTAAAAVRIARDMVEEGLITQNDAVRRVPAGQLDQLLHPIIDPAARAKTLCVGLPASPGASSGIAVFDPDIAEARAADGTAVILVREETTPEDFHGIVAARAVLTARGGMTSHAAVVARGMGKCAVVGCRDIHVDLEHRRFTVGNQTVNEGDYITLDGATGRVFSGALPTIPSEVVQVTNGTMRESAAPLYQAYAQLLGWADEVRTLKVRANADTPRDARIARNFGAEGIGLCRTEHMFFEGERINAMREMIVARDEAGRRRALAKLLPMQRADFEGIFEAMDGLPVTIRLLDPPLHEFLPHGGEESKLLARTLDIPRHDLQRIVENLRETNPMLGHRGCRLGITYPEITEMQGRAIFEAAVKAKRRGIDVHPEIMVPLVSAVTEFDNQRAILEHAAEQVLGVMGETVPYLIGTMIELPRAALTAGEIAKRAEFFSFGTNDLTQTTYGLSRDDAGRFLPSYVESGIFPDDPFQTLDPVGVGRLIRIAVEDGRKARPGIKLGICGEHGGEPRSVAFCHATGLDYVSCSPYRVPIARLAAAHAALEATPGQ
- a CDS encoding glycosyltransferase family 4 protein → MYSSAIAGPSLNLAPPRPLRIALVTEYYYPHLGGICEHVHFFAREARKLGHHVDIITSNLPGAVAENGVIRIGRSQPIYANGSQARITVGLSLRKDMRRVLQEGRYDIVHVHSPLSPILPILAIEEADCPTIGTFHTYFDKSVGYQLGRKYFQRRLDMLEVAIAVSHSTTIALDRYFEADWTIIPNGIDINLFNPHAPLPPGLRRDVPAILFLGRFDPRNGLTTLIDSFKRVRGKQREAQLVVVGDGPLRKHYFRAAGDDPDITFVGSVLKARPSYYAHAAMYACPTTKASFGITLLESMACETPVVCSDILGFRDVVKDGREALMVPCGDRDALADAMVTLLDDETLRTRLGKTGRREAEQYAWPRVTERVLEQYDSVLARRSAAA